A DNA window from Aneurinibacillus sp. REN35 contains the following coding sequences:
- a CDS encoding response regulator transcription factor yields the protein MNDYTVLVVDDEKEIRDAIEIYLKNEGMTVIKAQDGIEAIEKLNEHTIHLIILDMMMPRLDGIATTFKIREEKNIPIIILSAKSEDIDKILGLQVGADDYVTKPFNPLELIARVKSQLRRYVTLGTYEGTEKVIQCNGLAVDPSAKEVTVDGEPVKLTPTEYKIVELLIRNAGRVFSINEIYERVWNEPGFNAENTVAVHIRKIREKIEINPKQPRYVKVVWGIGYKIEK from the coding sequence ATGAATGATTATACAGTACTTGTTGTTGATGACGAAAAAGAAATCCGTGATGCGATTGAAATTTACTTAAAAAATGAAGGCATGACCGTGATCAAAGCACAGGATGGCATCGAAGCGATTGAAAAATTGAACGAACACACCATTCACCTCATCATTTTGGATATGATGATGCCGCGTCTGGATGGCATCGCCACCACATTTAAGATACGTGAGGAAAAAAACATTCCCATCATCATTCTCAGTGCAAAAAGTGAGGATATTGATAAAATTCTCGGCCTTCAGGTTGGCGCAGACGATTATGTCACAAAGCCCTTCAATCCGCTGGAGCTGATCGCCCGGGTGAAATCTCAGCTGCGCAGGTATGTGACGCTTGGTACATATGAAGGCACAGAGAAAGTCATTCAATGCAACGGACTGGCAGTGGACCCGTCCGCCAAGGAAGTAACGGTTGACGGAGAGCCTGTGAAATTAACGCCGACAGAATATAAGATCGTCGAATTGCTGATCCGAAATGCGGGACGGGTGTTTTCGATCAACGAGATTTATGAGCGGGTGTGGAACGAGCCCGGCTTTAATGCCGAGAATACGGTGGCTGTTCATATCCGTAAGATTCGGGAAAAAATTGAAATCAATCCGAAACAGCCAAGATACGTAAAGGTGGTGTGGGGAATTGGATACAAAATCGAAAAATAG
- a CDS encoding sensor histidine kinase, producing the protein MDTKSKNRWLFIIWILLFTFGISGILTVLFSGQEYIKKDYFHTPQFEGQMNQFVENLKRYELAPVNKEELIKQITVTEEEINEHRYRYGDLTTQISNIKSQYEQKVQEAVAANNQELIVAYAADRDRKIADITNNFKSDDYVRPKVVKEKEQKIEQHVREMERDRPEFVKEKSLFTYYLKDTTTGKIYTNLNLAQGESADKYINDNKMFLIRTYPSQKYDEILTEYEAWIENGEKRVSPIKYDEVATATHEVQFENGETVMSPVRSEKKFEGKIALSKSIPSTNQFMMDYRDYRQKQLFLLVYGISSIPALFLAYFINRRTPVLKLIATERWQPYYHHVPKDVAAIALLGTVLVTLFFLVVNTNIYNMHIYQDVYSFAIDKTTMLLIIACLVALALIQWKFWRERTKEAAIWQEDWQRSLTYRVYKGMRDAFMLRSLGVQLFLLLGVVFAAGFGAGIVLLENELIIVYAPLFVVVCLPTLFLIIKSVGYFNQIVVNTNGLAQGRMESDIPVTGKSTLSVLAGNVNTLKHGIKVSQKEQAKSERLKTELITNVSHDLRTPLTSIITYTELLKTADASSEEHAAYIEIIDRKSKRLKVLIDDLFEASKMASGNIELMKEKVDIVQLLQQALAEYNESIGESTLQFRVTNPDAPVYAVVDGQKLWRVFDNLIGNILKYSLENTRVYIAVKIVQNEAVITFKNVTKYELSEDIDELFERFKRGDTSRHTEGSGLGLAIAKSIMDLHQGGMDIEVDGDLFKVTVSLPIV; encoded by the coding sequence TTGGATACAAAATCGAAAAATAGATGGCTTTTTATCATCTGGATTCTGTTATTTACATTCGGGATCAGCGGCATTCTTACCGTACTGTTTAGCGGGCAGGAATACATAAAAAAGGATTATTTTCATACGCCGCAGTTTGAAGGCCAGATGAACCAATTTGTGGAGAATCTAAAGCGGTATGAGTTGGCTCCCGTCAATAAGGAAGAACTGATAAAGCAGATTACCGTTACAGAAGAGGAAATCAATGAGCACCGGTACCGCTACGGCGATCTGACGACCCAAATCTCGAACATAAAAAGTCAGTATGAGCAGAAGGTTCAGGAGGCAGTGGCCGCCAATAACCAGGAGCTAATTGTGGCCTATGCGGCGGATCGGGATCGAAAAATTGCCGACATTACAAACAACTTTAAAAGTGATGACTATGTTCGCCCCAAGGTTGTCAAAGAAAAAGAACAGAAGATTGAGCAGCATGTCCGTGAGATGGAGAGGGATCGTCCAGAATTTGTAAAGGAGAAAAGCCTGTTTACCTATTATCTAAAGGACACAACGACAGGAAAAATTTATACGAATCTAAATCTGGCTCAAGGCGAGTCTGCCGATAAGTATATAAATGATAACAAGATGTTCCTCATCCGAACGTACCCTTCTCAAAAATACGATGAAATTTTAACAGAGTATGAGGCTTGGATTGAAAACGGTGAGAAAAGGGTTTCGCCAATAAAATATGATGAAGTGGCAACAGCGACACATGAGGTTCAGTTTGAAAACGGTGAGACAGTAATGTCACCGGTAAGATCAGAAAAAAAGTTTGAAGGAAAAATTGCGCTGTCCAAATCCATTCCGTCAACAAATCAGTTTATGATGGATTACCGTGATTACCGACAGAAACAACTCTTTTTGCTTGTGTACGGAATTAGCAGTATCCCTGCCCTTTTCCTTGCCTATTTTATAAACCGAAGAACGCCTGTGCTCAAGCTGATTGCAACGGAGAGATGGCAGCCTTATTATCATCATGTTCCAAAAGACGTAGCGGCCATTGCCCTGCTGGGAACCGTGCTTGTTACCCTGTTTTTTCTAGTCGTGAATACGAATATATATAATATGCATATCTACCAAGATGTGTATAGCTTTGCTATTGATAAAACGACCATGTTACTGATTATAGCCTGCTTGGTTGCGCTTGCGCTGATTCAATGGAAATTCTGGCGGGAGAGAACAAAGGAGGCGGCAATCTGGCAGGAGGACTGGCAGAGATCCCTGACTTACCGAGTATATAAAGGCATGCGAGACGCCTTTATGCTTCGTAGTCTTGGAGTGCAGCTTTTCCTTCTGTTAGGGGTTGTCTTTGCTGCGGGCTTTGGCGCAGGCATCGTTCTGCTCGAAAATGAACTAATTATTGTATATGCTCCATTATTTGTTGTCGTATGCCTGCCTACACTTTTTCTGATTATAAAAAGCGTGGGATATTTCAACCAGATTGTGGTGAACACCAACGGTCTGGCGCAGGGAAGGATGGAGTCGGATATACCGGTTACAGGGAAATCTACTCTGTCTGTGCTCGCAGGCAATGTGAATACGTTAAAGCACGGCATCAAGGTCTCACAGAAGGAACAGGCGAAAAGTGAGCGGCTGAAAACCGAACTGATTACAAACGTAAGCCATGACTTGCGCACCCCGTTAACCTCGATCATTACGTATACCGAACTGCTCAAGACGGCGGATGCGTCGAGCGAGGAGCATGCTGCCTATATTGAGATCATTGACCGAAAATCCAAACGGTTAAAGGTATTGATTGACGATTTGTTTGAGGCGTCGAAAATGGCGAGCGGAAACATTGAGCTGATGAAGGAAAAGGTTGATATTGTGCAGCTTTTGCAGCAGGCGCTTGCTGAATATAACGAAAGCATCGGAGAATCGACGCTGCAGTTCCGTGTTACAAACCCGGATGCTCCTGTCTATGCAGTGGTAGATGGACAAAAGCTGTGGCGGGTATTCGATAACCTGATCGGCAACATTCTCAAATATTCATTGGAGAACACACGAGTCTATATTGCTGTAAAAATAGTACAGAATGAAGCTGTGATCACGTTTAAAAATGTGACCAAATATGAACTGAGTGAAGATATTGACGAACTATTTGAGCGTTTTAAGCGCGGCGATACATCGCGTCATACAGAAGGCTCCGGATTAGGGCTTGCGATTGCGAAATCCATTATGGACCTCCATCAAGGTGGGATGGATATTGAGGTGGACGGTGATTTGTTTAAAGTAACAGTCTCCCTTCCTATTGTTTAA
- a CDS encoding SDR family NAD(P)-dependent oxidoreductase has translation MKKNNVVLLTGSATGLGRAVAIKLAEQGYTLSLVDFNEAAGQETLSIVKEKGAEAIFVKADVSQEADVQAYVEKTVQQFGTINYFVNNAGIMIPMRLLHEYDVNEFDRVVGVNFKGVFLGLKYVIPIMLENGGGNIVNTASSNSFKPTAYNGLYSATKHAVAALTKSIGQDYQDVNIHAVGVAPNMMKTSIGAQAVTSLTEERMAKMMASTGPNIPATAEEIADVVIFALTTGAAMLNGTIVNCSGGEIFQ, from the coding sequence ATGAAAAAAAATAACGTGGTGCTACTTACGGGTTCAGCGACCGGCTTAGGTCGTGCGGTAGCGATTAAACTAGCGGAACAAGGTTATACGCTTTCATTGGTAGATTTTAATGAAGCGGCCGGACAGGAAACCCTCTCGATCGTGAAAGAAAAAGGTGCGGAGGCTATTTTTGTGAAGGCGGATGTATCGCAGGAAGCCGACGTACAAGCGTATGTAGAGAAGACGGTACAGCAATTCGGCACGATCAATTATTTTGTGAACAATGCCGGAATTATGATTCCGATGCGGCTTTTACATGAGTATGATGTCAATGAGTTTGATCGTGTCGTAGGGGTTAATTTTAAGGGAGTATTCCTCGGCTTAAAGTATGTGATTCCGATTATGCTGGAGAATGGTGGCGGAAATATCGTCAATACCGCGTCCTCAAACAGCTTCAAGCCGACTGCGTACAATGGGCTTTACTCCGCTACGAAGCACGCGGTCGCTGCCTTAACAAAATCAATCGGACAAGACTATCAGGATGTGAACATTCATGCTGTTGGTGTTGCGCCGAATATGATGAAAACAAGCATTGGCGCACAAGCAGTGACTTCGCTTACTGAGGAACGGATGGCAAAAATGATGGCAAGCACAGGGCCGAATATCCCGGCTACCGCTGAAGAAATAGCGGACGTAGTTATTTTCGCATTAACGACAGGCGCAGCGATGTTAAACGGAACCATTGTAAATTGTTCCGGTGGTGAAATTTTTCAATAG
- a CDS encoding GNAT family N-acetyltransferase — translation MSAQLRRCVSDEDYAQFTLFFIRHRTDFDRRFSLSDTIFHILESIHDSHIVLIEDTNSNMIGWGHYKYVTPDYQPDPQGEIAFINSVIITKEYRSSRLFFHGFGELVGQIAEENSHVKQLHFYAQIENAYLNRLYSKFASVIGQHEGYHGTENIYAADFKKLVHYLRKM, via the coding sequence ATGTCTGCACAATTACGACGCTGTGTAAGCGATGAGGATTATGCGCAATTCACGCTGTTTTTTATCCGCCACCGCACAGATTTTGACAGACGTTTTTCTCTAAGTGATACCATATTTCATATTCTCGAATCGATTCATGATTCCCACATTGTATTGATTGAAGATACCAACAGCAATATGATTGGTTGGGGACACTACAAATATGTCACTCCCGATTATCAGCCTGACCCCCAGGGTGAGATTGCTTTTATAAACTCCGTGATTATAACCAAGGAATACCGCAGCAGCCGCCTCTTTTTCCATGGATTTGGTGAACTCGTCGGCCAAATCGCTGAAGAGAACAGCCATGTCAAGCAACTGCACTTTTATGCTCAAATCGAGAACGCCTACTTAAATCGGCTGTACTCCAAGTTCGCTTCTGTCATTGGGCAACATGAGGGCTATCACGGAACAGAAAATATTTATGCCGCGGATTTCAAGAAATTGGTGCACTATTTACGTAAAATGTGA
- the rluF gene encoding 23S rRNA pseudouridine(2604) synthase RluF has translation MRINKFISETGICSRREADKWIEAKRVTINGVVAELGSTAEPGDDVRIDGRPIGSKKQPVYIVLNKPVGITCTTERHVKGNIVDFVNHPERIFPIGRLDKDSQGLILLTNDGDIVNRILRAENNHEKEYIVTVNKPITDSFIKGMSSGVRILNTKTKPCKITRISDRVFRIILTQGLNRQIRRMCQVFGYHVMKLQRIRIMNIKLDGLKIGQWRNLTRQEFKELMKDL, from the coding sequence ATGAGAATTAATAAATTTATTAGTGAAACAGGAATATGTTCGCGGCGCGAAGCGGACAAATGGATTGAGGCCAAGCGAGTAACGATTAACGGCGTCGTTGCGGAGCTTGGCAGCACGGCGGAGCCGGGGGATGATGTACGGATCGATGGCCGTCCGATCGGCAGCAAAAAGCAGCCGGTCTACATCGTGTTGAATAAGCCGGTCGGCATTACATGTACGACCGAGCGGCATGTGAAAGGAAACATCGTAGACTTCGTTAATCATCCGGAGCGGATTTTTCCGATTGGCAGGCTGGACAAAGACTCGCAGGGGCTGATTCTCCTGACGAATGATGGAGATATTGTGAACCGCATTCTGCGGGCGGAAAATAACCACGAAAAGGAATACATCGTAACGGTAAATAAGCCGATCACCGATTCGTTCATCAAAGGGATGTCGAGTGGTGTCCGTATCCTGAATACGAAGACGAAGCCGTGCAAAATCACCCGGATCAGCGACCGGGTGTTTCGAATTATTCTTACGCAGGGACTGAATCGGCAAATTCGCCGCATGTGCCAGGTTTTTGGCTATCATGTGATGAAGCTGCAGCGTATTCGCATTATGAACATTAAGCTGGACGGACTTAAAATCGGGCAGTGGCGGAATCTAACCCGCCAGGAGTTTAAAGAGCTAATGAAGGACTTATAA
- a CDS encoding helix-turn-helix transcriptional regulator, producing MKNIRLKMARVEKDLSQEELAKLVGVSRQTIGLIELGKYNPTLSLCVAICKTLSKTLDDLFWEE from the coding sequence ATGAAAAATATTAGGCTCAAGATGGCGAGGGTAGAAAAGGATTTGTCGCAGGAGGAACTGGCTAAGCTGGTCGGGGTATCACGTCAGACGATTGGTTTAATCGAATTAGGAAAGTATAATCCGACTCTGAGTTTATGTGTGGCAATATGCAAGACTTTATCTAAAACGCTAGATGATTTATTCTGGGAAGAGTAA
- a CDS encoding DUF6773 family protein gives MAWFTSKKRIEDERIVQLQNVIYREMYLIVLVLCLLSIAVKFYMHGIDVKQVAIEFLILIVQGLYYMGRAMSLGIISDEIEVHDRTSSVPMSKKNLRTGLGTGVAIALIFGVRSAVVYGDTLSTQLGYFATVFFASFMIYVPLFFVVIMIFHYAAKKAGQKSAEDDEDE, from the coding sequence ATGGCTTGGTTTACAAGCAAGAAACGGATAGAGGATGAGCGAATTGTCCAGCTACAGAATGTGATTTATCGGGAGATGTATCTGATCGTATTGGTTCTCTGTCTGTTGTCGATTGCAGTGAAATTTTATATGCATGGGATCGATGTGAAGCAGGTCGCGATCGAATTTCTCATTTTAATCGTTCAAGGGCTATACTATATGGGTAGAGCGATGAGCCTTGGAATTATATCAGATGAGATTGAGGTACATGATCGCACAAGCAGTGTTCCGATGAGCAAAAAGAACTTACGGACTGGCCTGGGAACCGGTGTTGCGATTGCGCTGATCTTTGGCGTTCGCAGCGCGGTAGTATATGGAGATACGCTGTCTACGCAGTTGGGGTACTTCGCCACGGTATTCTTTGCTTCTTTCATGATCTATGTTCCGCTGTTTTTTGTTGTGATTATGATCTTTCATTATGCAGCAAAGAAGGCGGGACAGAAGTCAGCTGAAGATGATGAGGATGAATAG
- a CDS encoding ABC transporter transmembrane domain-containing protein — MVTVIKNLLSYLRPYKLLTSLFFLTLLLDLAFISLAPLSFKFIIDKAIEPRDMDAFFLILQILVIVGLFCLSAGIVSDYILAKLNARVQTDLRRKLFAQIQHLHIGSFQKSRSGDFITYFSVDLPAIEGAMTVILTTGIQSLSVVIISTVVLFYLQWSMAVFILIGAIVIFTGPYLLGRRAQSVNSIYKEQLASMTSDVQENIKAQKVIKGFNLQSAMIEKFNIRLSSLFRSSYNKNVMNAKLERIPMVSLLLINFTIIGFGSYLALKGHITIGSLVAFFTMYTSMGNSVFNLTFTIPAFTEALVSMERIRNLLDQPREETGNSIFPGIEQRKLTIDMDHVTFSYDQKQPALKQVSLRIPAGTTAAFVGSSGSGKSTMVQMLLGFYAPDDGHIRINGVSFQALDRGLYREQIGVVFQDNFLFHGTLLENIRIGKPNASLDEVVAAAKKAEIHDYICNLADGYETQVLDEGSNFSGGQRQRLAIARAILRDPPILLLDEATSALDPISEAAINETFGKLSHERTVITVTHRLASITGVDHIFVFDQGELIESGHHQQLLEKDGFYKQLWDKQSGLSLSHSGQEAAINDERLARLPFFRGIDLDVLQEITQLFHTETFTAGQPIIHEGEPGETFYLIVRGKVEITKVSPEADTGRIRLAVLEDGDHFGEIALLENVPRTATVTTMTPCVFLTLQRKVLHYILSKYPDINTRVRETLQERRN, encoded by the coding sequence ATGGTAACCGTCATAAAGAATCTGCTGAGCTATCTACGTCCCTATAAGCTGCTGACATCTCTGTTTTTTCTCACCTTGCTGCTTGACCTTGCCTTCATTTCACTCGCTCCGCTTAGCTTTAAATTCATTATCGATAAAGCGATTGAACCACGGGATATGGATGCCTTTTTTCTCATTCTACAGATTTTGGTTATTGTCGGACTTTTTTGTCTTAGTGCCGGTATTGTAAGCGACTATATACTAGCCAAGTTGAATGCTCGTGTGCAAACCGACTTACGAAGGAAATTATTCGCGCAGATTCAGCACCTACACATCGGTTCTTTTCAAAAATCCCGCTCCGGCGACTTCATCACTTATTTTTCTGTGGATCTGCCTGCAATTGAAGGCGCCATGACAGTGATTCTTACCACGGGCATCCAATCGTTGTCCGTCGTGATCATCAGTACCGTGGTGCTGTTTTATCTTCAATGGAGTATGGCTGTCTTCATTCTGATAGGTGCGATCGTGATTTTTACCGGTCCTTATTTGCTTGGCCGACGCGCCCAATCAGTCAATAGCATATATAAAGAGCAGCTTGCCTCGATGACAAGTGATGTGCAGGAAAACATTAAGGCACAGAAAGTCATCAAGGGCTTCAACCTGCAATCGGCCATGATCGAGAAATTCAATATCCGGCTCTCGTCCTTATTTCGCAGCAGCTACAACAAAAATGTGATGAATGCGAAACTAGAACGCATTCCGATGGTAAGCCTGCTGCTTATTAACTTTACCATCATCGGATTCGGCTCGTATTTAGCCTTAAAAGGGCATATTACAATCGGCTCGCTTGTCGCCTTCTTCACCATGTATACGTCCATGGGCAACTCTGTGTTTAATCTGACCTTTACCATTCCTGCTTTTACGGAAGCACTTGTCAGCATGGAGCGAATTAGGAACCTGTTGGATCAACCTAGAGAAGAGACGGGCAACTCTATCTTCCCTGGGATAGAGCAGCGAAAGCTTACGATTGACATGGATCATGTGACGTTCAGCTATGACCAAAAGCAGCCGGCCTTAAAGCAGGTCAGTCTACGTATTCCTGCTGGTACAACGGCAGCATTTGTCGGTTCTAGCGGCTCTGGAAAAAGCACCATGGTCCAGATGCTGCTCGGCTTCTATGCGCCTGATGATGGGCATATTCGTATTAACGGCGTCAGTTTCCAGGCATTGGATCGGGGATTGTACCGAGAACAGATCGGTGTCGTATTTCAGGATAATTTCCTATTTCATGGGACGCTGCTGGAGAATATCAGAATCGGTAAGCCGAATGCTTCATTGGATGAAGTCGTTGCTGCTGCAAAGAAAGCAGAGATCCATGACTATATCTGCAATCTAGCGGATGGGTATGAGACACAGGTGCTGGATGAAGGAAGCAACTTCTCTGGCGGACAGCGGCAGCGCCTTGCCATTGCCCGTGCTATTTTACGTGATCCGCCCATTCTGCTCCTAGATGAAGCGACTTCTGCCCTCGATCCAATCTCGGAGGCAGCGATTAACGAGACATTCGGAAAGCTATCACATGAGCGCACTGTTATTACCGTCACCCACCGCCTGGCTTCCATTACCGGCGTAGATCATATCTTCGTATTCGATCAAGGAGAGTTGATAGAGAGCGGCCATCATCAACAATTGCTTGAAAAAGATGGATTTTATAAGCAGCTATGGGATAAACAGAGCGGGTTATCACTATCCCACAGCGGTCAGGAGGCGGCCATTAATGATGAACGCCTGGCCCGACTTCCTTTTTTCCGTGGTATTGATCTTGATGTGTTACAAGAAATCACGCAGCTCTTTCATACTGAAACTTTCACTGCCGGACAGCCTATTATCCATGAAGGAGAACCTGGTGAGACGTTCTACCTTATTGTGCGGGGAAAAGTAGAGATTACGAAAGTATCGCCAGAGGCTGATACGGGGCGAATCCGACTTGCCGTACTGGAGGACGGAGATCATTTTGGAGAGATTGCCTTGCTGGAGAATGTTCCACGGACGGCCACAGTTACAACAATGACGCCATGCGTATTCCTTACCCTGCAACGGAAAGTACTGCACTACATCCTGTCCAAATATCCCGATATCAATACTCGCGTCAGGGAGACGTTACAGGAGCGAAGAAACTAG